From the Desulfofalx alkaliphila DSM 12257 genome, the window TGTGGGTAAAACAAGTAACAGATATGATGATGAATTTAAGGCTCATGCTGTTAGCCTGGTGGTAGATAAAGGCCGGCCAATAAGCGCAGTAGCCGCCGACCTTGGTGTCTCCCAGCCTGCTCTGAGAAGATGGGTAAAACTGAGTACTGAGCCAGAGGATTCGGTTGACAAGCGAATTGCCGAGCTTGAAGCTGAAAACAAAGCGCTCAAAAAAGATCTTTCGGACGCAAAGGATACCGTTGAAGTGCTAAAAA encodes:
- a CDS encoding transposase, which gives rise to MGKTSNRYDDEFKAHAVSLVVDKGRPISAVAADLGVSQPALRRWVKLSTEPEDSVDKRIAELEAENKALKKDLSDAKDTVEVLK